One genomic window of Desulfovibrio gilichinskyi includes the following:
- a CDS encoding S8 family serine peptidase gives MRQINFAAALSLFVILTFALFFQPSSAHCSDIDTSAPKLFFQNKQVDPLKGTLGSTMLPSNDTSSSENENRSSSTPSLAKTIARIFSSSDTTSVEEYDYYVVQFSGPVQPSWKEALSGLGAVFFDYIPQYAFIIKLGNAKVDAVSELGFVRWIGKYDADLKLSRDVYDISPEKLKAQESILKVRVVAFPGEDINSLVNAISSAGGTVVSSSSSTWSIRVEVKISIKNVRGLKNIKGVKWVERVPEHHTNNNIATGIVEARSAQGKTWPVSGGNLFGEGQIIAVCDSGIDTGNISTIHKDFSDGQGGSRIIDNIVFPDASAIDYLGHGTHVAGTIAGNGIKSGASPLANVFPSTSYAGMAPKSKLFFETVGSIDIHESLKLPPDLADIFQLAYDAGARVHSNSWGSSGTGDYDSECVSVDQFTWTNKDFLILFAAGNEGSDKDADGVIDHYCIGTPASAKNCLTVGASESYRTGSNEGYAAYKLKAFGYSAEPLASDFISDKPYGIAAFSSRGPTLDGRYKPEVVAPGTNILSTRSSAQLGNAWGAFNEYYYWSGGTSMATPLVSGMAAIMREYLMKEEGFTAPSAALIKTSLIHGAISLVPGQYGTGAAQEITGVPDDVQGWGRVDLESSINSDSRYKIKYYDIKDSAPADTTYSRTFSFDVKNDQKPFKAVLGWTDYPGSVAASGGLVNDLDLRVKKPDGTWLYPDNARSLSPLTKCSYVTEVSDSFYTGNGIGVRVTPPSYPCTLESVVLAFANSGRVIKDVSVVIYRYAGGVGAELFRKKFAYIPSGEYAFPIGLSLTEGEVLVAVEKDGTAFGVNYDSVTPTSRGFIQQVGGSWEVAAFTPAIGANFRTNITSTGFDRLNNSVSVTIPKPQIGTYQAEITANNIPNGPQPYALILSGMVGENPTNGEIALNADQPNAPISTFLSKTHSPKTAENINAVYGTALENVYSDKSSFCVQTEADRVISIQYSVSGLPAVAAGKLALEKLFSNGTHIQFKYAAFEDYTDGNWWLTDVSGNYVNPVQTLNSTTPYYVISAIKDGGAYDENPDSGVINDPQILGMSSPGSGGTGCTVGMNDDYGPVLFLLIAIISLLLRRKISKRLMVHSDQ, from the coding sequence ATGCGTCAAATTAATTTTGCTGCGGCTTTAAGCCTATTTGTTATTTTGACATTTGCTCTTTTCTTTCAACCAAGCTCCGCCCACTGTTCAGATATAGATACTTCTGCTCCTAAGCTTTTTTTCCAAAATAAGCAGGTTGACCCGTTAAAGGGAACTCTCGGGTCTACGATGTTACCATCAAACGATACTTCTTCCTCTGAAAACGAGAATCGTTCAAGTTCTACGCCAAGTTTAGCAAAAACTATAGCCCGGATTTTCTCCTCTTCCGATACTACCTCTGTTGAAGAATATGATTATTATGTTGTTCAATTTTCCGGCCCTGTTCAACCTTCATGGAAAGAAGCTCTTTCAGGCCTAGGGGCTGTCTTTTTTGACTATATCCCTCAATATGCATTCATCATAAAGCTCGGAAATGCAAAGGTTGATGCCGTTAGTGAGCTGGGATTTGTGCGCTGGATCGGTAAATATGATGCTGACCTGAAGCTGTCCAGAGATGTATATGATATCAGTCCAGAGAAATTGAAGGCACAGGAGTCTATTTTAAAAGTCAGAGTCGTTGCTTTTCCGGGCGAAGACATTAATTCGCTGGTAAATGCAATAAGTTCTGCCGGCGGAACTGTTGTTTCAAGTTCTTCCTCAACGTGGAGTATTCGAGTCGAAGTTAAAATTTCGATTAAAAATGTACGCGGACTTAAAAATATAAAAGGCGTTAAATGGGTCGAAAGAGTACCGGAGCATCACACGAATAACAATATTGCAACCGGTATCGTTGAGGCTCGCTCAGCTCAGGGAAAAACATGGCCAGTTTCAGGCGGTAATCTGTTTGGTGAAGGGCAGATTATAGCCGTGTGCGACAGCGGGATTGATACTGGGAATATCTCCACTATCCATAAGGATTTCAGCGATGGACAGGGCGGGAGCAGGATTATAGATAATATAGTTTTTCCAGATGCAAGTGCCATAGATTACCTAGGCCATGGAACTCATGTTGCTGGAACTATTGCCGGAAACGGTATTAAGTCAGGAGCTTCTCCTTTAGCTAACGTTTTCCCGAGCACCTCGTACGCAGGGATGGCTCCGAAGTCTAAATTGTTTTTTGAAACTGTTGGTTCTATTGACATACATGAGAGTCTGAAGCTTCCTCCGGACCTCGCGGATATTTTTCAACTGGCTTATGACGCCGGAGCCCGTGTCCACAGCAACAGTTGGGGGTCCTCAGGAACAGGGGATTATGACAGTGAATGTGTCAGCGTTGATCAGTTCACGTGGACTAATAAAGATTTTCTTATTCTCTTTGCGGCGGGCAATGAAGGTTCCGATAAGGATGCTGACGGGGTTATCGACCATTATTGCATTGGTACTCCGGCCTCTGCCAAAAACTGTTTGACAGTAGGAGCTTCTGAATCCTACCGAACTGGAAGCAATGAAGGATATGCTGCCTATAAATTGAAAGCTTTTGGATATTCTGCTGAACCCTTAGCATCTGATTTTATCTCTGATAAACCTTACGGTATAGCTGCCTTTTCAAGTCGCGGTCCGACTCTGGACGGTCGCTACAAACCTGAAGTAGTCGCTCCGGGAACTAATATTCTTTCAACAAGATCTTCGGCGCAACTAGGGAATGCATGGGGGGCTTTCAACGAGTATTACTACTGGTCAGGTGGGACCAGTATGGCCACTCCGCTGGTTTCGGGCATGGCGGCAATAATGCGTGAATACCTTATGAAGGAGGAAGGCTTTACAGCACCAAGCGCGGCTTTAATTAAGACGAGTCTTATTCATGGCGCAATCTCGCTTGTTCCAGGTCAGTATGGAACAGGAGCGGCTCAGGAGATTACCGGAGTTCCGGATGATGTTCAGGGGTGGGGGAGAGTAGATCTTGAATCATCTATTAATTCTGACAGCCGTTATAAAATTAAATATTACGATATTAAAGATTCCGCTCCGGCTGATACAACTTATTCCCGCACCTTTTCTTTTGATGTTAAAAATGACCAAAAACCTTTTAAAGCAGTTCTTGGTTGGACCGACTATCCTGGTTCTGTAGCTGCATCCGGGGGGCTGGTTAATGATTTGGACCTCAGGGTCAAAAAACCAGACGGAACATGGCTTTATCCTGATAATGCTCGCAGTTTGAGTCCACTCACAAAATGTTCTTATGTTACAGAGGTTAGTGACAGTTTTTACACGGGTAACGGAATCGGTGTGCGAGTGACTCCTCCATCATACCCATGCACGCTTGAGTCAGTGGTTCTTGCTTTCGCCAACAGTGGCCGAGTGATTAAAGATGTTTCCGTTGTCATATACCGATATGCCGGGGGTGTTGGAGCTGAACTTTTCAGAAAAAAATTCGCATATATTCCGTCAGGCGAGTATGCTTTTCCAATAGGACTGAGTCTCACAGAGGGAGAAGTTTTGGTTGCTGTGGAAAAGGATGGTACTGCGTTCGGGGTGAACTATGACTCCGTGACTCCTACGTCCAGAGGATTTATACAACAAGTCGGCGGATCTTGGGAAGTTGCCGCTTTTACTCCTGCTATAGGAGCTAATTTCAGAACGAATATAACTTCTACAGGTTTTGACCGTTTGAATAATTCTGTCTCTGTAACGATCCCTAAACCGCAGATCGGCACATACCAAGCGGAGATTACCGCCAATAATATTCCAAACGGTCCACAGCCTTATGCCTTGATTTTAAGCGGTATGGTGGGAGAAAATCCTACAAATGGAGAAATTGCGCTGAACGCAGATCAACCAAATGCTCCAATCTCAACTTTTCTGAGCAAAACGCACTCTCCTAAAACTGCTGAAAATATAAACGCTGTGTATGGAACTGCGCTTGAAAATGTGTATAGCGATAAGTCTTCATTTTGTGTGCAGACCGAAGCAGACCGTGTTATCAGCATACAGTATTCTGTAAGCGGACTGCCTGCAGTTGCGGCCGGTAAATTGGCTTTAGAGAAATTATTCAGTAACGGCACACATATACAGTTTAAATATGCTGCCTTTGAAGATTATACCGATGGTAACTGGTGGCTCACTGACGTATCGGGAAATTATGTTAATCCTGTGCAGACACTAAATTCAACAACTCCATATTATGTTATCTCGGCCATTAAAGACGGCGGAGCCTATGATGAAAACCCAGATTCCGGAGTAATCAATGATCCGCAGATTCTAGGTATGAGTTCACCTGGTTCCGGCGGAACAGGCTGTACCGTGGGAATGAATGACGATTATGGACCGGTTCTTTTTCTGCTGATAGCAATAATTTCTCTGCTGTTACGGCGCAAAATCTCAAAACGACTGATGGTTCACAGTGATCAGTGA
- a CDS encoding cytochrome ubiquinol oxidase subunit I — translation MTFPVLHIPVLGDGMTIALNAVIHVLISHALAIGTTFMIVLFQTIHTLGHGRFWQDSARSLLGPVVVVTTSIGAVTGVGIWFITGILSPQGIGSLIHLFFWPWFIEWIAFTVEVIFLLIYYFLWDRLAEKNPRKLMFVGWGYLFVAFSSAILISGILGFMLTPDGWPQGREFVQAYFNPTFLPQCILRIAAGITMGALLAMGWTAWRYKGTTEERGRLLRTCGLVMLIAGFCTATATTIYFSRIPETYLTHWKFAVATSVWSQNTAFLPVINIVAATCLIFAGLGALLRQRKLSMILFIPCVIFSMGMVTEFERVREFVRGPYLLPGYMYANQISMVRTEGARADDNTLLNSLRWINTTEDEAPYALAGRALFNANCGGCHTFGGINDINQRLRGRTLEGVNAITSITESMVPFMPPFTGSEQERLTMSTYLYYMANKDVRPRPQLLKEKK, via the coding sequence ATGACTTTCCCTGTGCTGCATATCCCTGTACTTGGCGACGGGATGACCATCGCCTTAAACGCTGTGATTCACGTGCTGATCAGCCATGCTTTGGCCATCGGCACAACATTCATGATTGTCCTGTTTCAAACCATCCACACCCTCGGGCATGGCCGGTTCTGGCAGGACTCCGCGCGTTCTTTGCTTGGCCCTGTGGTGGTCGTGACCACTTCTATCGGAGCAGTTACAGGCGTTGGAATCTGGTTCATCACCGGGATTCTGTCCCCGCAGGGTATCGGGTCTTTGATTCATCTGTTTTTCTGGCCTTGGTTCATAGAATGGATAGCTTTCACCGTTGAGGTTATCTTTCTGCTCATCTATTATTTCCTCTGGGATCGCTTAGCCGAGAAGAATCCCCGAAAACTCATGTTTGTAGGTTGGGGGTATCTCTTTGTAGCATTCAGTTCCGCTATACTTATCTCCGGCATTCTAGGTTTCATGCTGACACCTGACGGTTGGCCTCAAGGACGGGAATTCGTTCAGGCTTATTTTAACCCGACATTTCTACCCCAATGCATCCTGCGCATCGCTGCAGGTATAACTATGGGCGCACTTCTCGCTATGGGCTGGACAGCATGGCGTTACAAAGGGACCACAGAAGAACGCGGACGGTTGCTTCGCACCTGTGGACTCGTCATGCTCATTGCCGGCTTCTGCACGGCAACGGCAACCACCATCTATTTTTCACGTATTCCTGAAACCTATCTGACGCATTGGAAATTCGCCGTAGCCACCTCAGTGTGGTCTCAAAACACGGCGTTCTTACCAGTGATTAATATCGTGGCTGCAACCTGTCTTATCTTTGCCGGACTGGGAGCACTTCTGCGTCAGCGCAAGCTGAGTATGATCCTGTTCATTCCATGCGTAATCTTCAGCATGGGCATGGTGACTGAATTTGAACGTGTACGCGAGTTTGTACGCGGTCCGTATCTGCTGCCTGGTTACATGTACGCCAACCAGATATCTATGGTACGCACCGAAGGGGCCCGCGCTGATGACAATACTTTGCTTAATTCCCTGCGCTGGATAAATACTACCGAAGACGAAGCCCCTTATGCCCTAGCCGGACGAGCTCTATTCAACGCGAACTGCGGTGGATGTCACACATTCGGCGGGATTAATGATATCAATCAACGCTTGCGAGGCCGAACCCTTGAAGGGGTCAATGCCATAACGTCCATAACCGAAAGTATGGTTCCTTTCATGCCCCCCTTTACCGGTTCGGAGCAAGAGCGTCTGACTATGTCCACCTATCTTTACTACATGGCCAACAAGGACGTTCGCCCGAGGCCCCAACTGCTCAAGGAGAAGAAGTGA
- a CDS encoding c-type cytochrome — protein MNDKKLYFSLALVTLLLGFGAWLAMFFQWTATQPRIANSAVSNSSESVIGSGPLFNPPGLEEAPESIREQVMLGYKIMTETQKYAGEYVGNNLACTNCHFDGGRSKNTLSLVGVGAKYPAYRGRREYTADLALRTQGCFERSMNGKAPAPDSQIMQSLLVYYQWISKGVPIYSNPPWLGIPHDLGINSTPDVIAGKKIYEDVCARCHGNDGYGTPIAPPLWGDGSFNDGAGMNRVRTFSVFSWRFMPKSAPTLTKEEALNVTAYVHEQPRPKFIATHPNKIKRVIKLPVEASK, from the coding sequence ATGAACGATAAAAAGTTATATTTCTCGCTCGCATTAGTCACCCTGCTATTAGGATTCGGAGCATGGCTTGCCATGTTTTTCCAGTGGACTGCCACCCAGCCCAGAATAGCCAATTCCGCCGTTTCCAATTCCAGTGAATCAGTTATCGGATCAGGGCCGCTTTTCAACCCTCCGGGGCTGGAAGAAGCACCCGAATCCATCCGTGAGCAAGTTATGCTCGGCTACAAGATCATGACCGAAACCCAAAAATATGCCGGAGAATACGTAGGCAACAACCTGGCTTGCACCAATTGCCATTTTGACGGAGGGCGCAGTAAAAACACCCTTTCTTTGGTCGGCGTGGGGGCTAAATATCCAGCTTATCGAGGCCGCCGTGAATATACTGCGGACCTGGCTCTGCGTACTCAGGGCTGCTTCGAACGCAGCATGAACGGCAAAGCTCCGGCTCCGGACAGCCAGATTATGCAGTCACTGCTGGTTTACTATCAATGGATTTCCAAGGGAGTACCCATTTATTCCAATCCCCCGTGGCTGGGAATCCCCCATGATCTCGGTATCAACAGCACGCCGGACGTTATAGCCGGCAAGAAAATTTATGAGGATGTCTGTGCCAGATGTCACGGTAATGACGGCTACGGAACGCCCATTGCACCACCGCTTTGGGGCGATGGATCCTTTAATGATGGTGCTGGCATGAATCGAGTCAGAACTTTCTCGGTTTTTTCATGGCGTTTTATGCCTAAATCAGCACCTACTTTAACCAAAGAAGAGGCTTTGAACGTGACTGCTTACGTTCACGAACAACCTCGCCCAAAATTCATTGCCACCCATCCCAACAAAATCAAGCGAGTTATCAAGCTCCCGGTGGAGGCAAGCAAATGA
- a CDS encoding c-type cytochrome, which produces MKQWTDLFLTLPLSEGWLRFLLFVSFGLHLLFVLLMLGTAMLGFVFFLQRKFPGDREGLAWNQRLIKSHLGLKSLAVVLGVAPLLIIQVISSMGFFTATGLFAYTWLSIIPLLIFAFLSIELFERKMLATPWIPFLCGVLGVGALLTVPAVFTGALSLMERPELWAEFGAKKLSLSSIYMPHWLFRYLHVLGAALVFGAAFHLFFSKGDKLKNAKLQRWLLGGTLFQVAVGVPLLFTIADVFNWPVLTAVTLGVIAAVFLIWTLRPSCAPAEPRGWGILILLPVIFVSMLTARQSLQDITLTRLHNEAVTSLKQESANLDKYREQALKTFKTKLATVYDNGATIYSGSCQPCHGAGGMGNGTAGRKLLIKAEDLTAIRAEKTYIRSILLTGIDGSGMPYFTVFDGEKIDSLLAEMDKRFAMFKQVTIPDRTVSDESRQVWKETCATCHGQKGEVSDFGQTLRPAPPNLQRYSLEPDRAFKVISEGYSGTVMQPYRALPENTRLDLVTLMGVLRHALILYF; this is translated from the coding sequence ATGAAACAATGGACAGATCTGTTTCTTACACTACCGCTCAGCGAGGGTTGGCTGCGATTCCTGCTTTTCGTTTCTTTCGGACTGCACCTGTTGTTTGTTCTGCTCATGCTGGGTACTGCCATGCTCGGGTTTGTTTTCTTTCTACAGAGGAAGTTTCCCGGCGACAGAGAGGGTCTGGCTTGGAACCAGCGGCTGATTAAGTCCCATCTGGGACTCAAAAGTCTGGCTGTCGTCCTAGGTGTGGCACCGCTTTTGATCATTCAGGTAATCTCTTCAATGGGATTTTTCACTGCGACGGGATTATTCGCCTACACTTGGCTGTCCATCATTCCCCTGCTCATCTTCGCTTTTTTGAGCATAGAACTGTTCGAACGCAAGATGCTCGCAACTCCGTGGATTCCATTCCTGTGCGGAGTGCTGGGAGTGGGAGCGTTGCTCACTGTACCGGCGGTATTCACCGGAGCACTGTCTCTAATGGAACGTCCTGAATTATGGGCAGAATTCGGAGCCAAAAAACTATCATTGTCTTCAATTTACATGCCGCACTGGCTGTTTCGCTACCTGCATGTGCTCGGCGCAGCCCTTGTCTTCGGCGCGGCCTTCCATCTGTTTTTCTCCAAAGGGGACAAACTCAAAAACGCCAAACTTCAACGCTGGCTGTTAGGGGGAACTCTCTTTCAGGTTGCGGTGGGCGTGCCTCTACTGTTCACCATAGCAGACGTATTTAATTGGCCTGTGCTGACTGCGGTCACTCTTGGAGTAATAGCCGCGGTATTTCTCATCTGGACTTTGCGCCCGTCATGCGCTCCGGCGGAACCGCGCGGGTGGGGCATACTGATCCTTCTGCCTGTAATATTTGTATCGATGCTAACGGCTCGTCAATCGTTGCAGGATATTACACTGACACGATTACATAATGAAGCGGTGACCTCCTTAAAGCAGGAATCTGCCAATCTGGACAAATACCGGGAGCAGGCTTTGAAAACATTTAAAACAAAGCTGGCAACGGTGTACGATAACGGTGCCACCATCTATAGCGGAAGCTGTCAGCCATGCCATGGAGCAGGCGGGATGGGAAACGGGACTGCGGGACGGAAGCTATTGATCAAGGCCGAGGATCTTACAGCCATACGTGCTGAAAAAACATATATACGCTCCATTTTGCTTACAGGAATAGACGGTTCCGGCATGCCTTATTTCACGGTGTTTGACGGTGAAAAAATCGACAGTCTGCTTGCGGAAATGGACAAACGATTTGCCATGTTCAAACAGGTTACTATCCCGGACCGAACCGTATCCGATGAATCCCGTCAAGTATGGAAAGAGACTTGTGCGACCTGTCATGGACAAAAAGGTGAGGTCAGTGATTTCGGACAAACCTTACGCCCTGCACCGCCGAATTTGCAGAGATATTCTTTAGAACCGGATCGGGCCTTCAAAGTCATCTCCGAAGGTTATTCAGGCACGGTGATGCAACCTTATCGGGCACTTCCTGAAAACACCCGTCTTGATTTAGTCACTCTTATGGGGGTGCTGCGGCATGCGTTGATCCTGTACTTTTAA
- a CDS encoding MFS transporter → MLAAPFAGRIADQKGPELVNRLGAGLTAVSFALMFIMPALSPQLQLCMLGIAAVGFDLGAQTSLIAHQTIIYALDPDARSRLNAVLFVGMFTGMSLGSALGSALQGHWGWSAVTVLARSAAFNVKRQQSCRTCLQERRGKKKYFLSSFIFLVYKIIIDLIT, encoded by the coding sequence ATGCTGGCTGCTCCCTTTGCCGGGCGCATTGCAGATCAAAAAGGTCCGGAGCTGGTCAACAGGCTTGGAGCAGGGTTAACGGCTGTATCCTTCGCCTTGATGTTTATTATGCCCGCCCTTTCTCCACAGCTTCAACTCTGTATGCTCGGCATAGCTGCAGTTGGGTTCGATCTTGGCGCACAAACTTCACTTATTGCTCATCAAACTATCATTTACGCTCTTGACCCAGATGCGCGCAGCAGACTCAATGCAGTCCTTTTCGTAGGAATGTTCACGGGTATGTCGCTTGGATCAGCTCTCGGAAGTGCTCTTCAGGGTCATTGGGGATGGTCAGCCGTGACTGTTCTTGCAAGATCAGCTGCGTTTAACGTTAAAAGGCAGCAGTCGTGCAGGACATGTTTGCAGGAAAGACGTGGTAAAAAAAAATACTTTCTTTCAAGTTTTATTTTTTTAGTTTATAAAATTATTATTGACCTTATCACCTAA
- a CDS encoding methyl-accepting chemotaxis protein has protein sequence MISLSIRSKLILGFSIALISSVVISYMSILSLDTTYAEMNKYMEWGKMDETMNEAVIQRVITLDKILTLKNLRNNEELSTKASKAFSDLDEGVTEWSSLLEDHIELKDAAGPVQEKIANIKKINTQIDDLTARMKTLEGEWDGMVNEDTVHGMQYKTLVDTKEAAAVSENETISSLLAELRNIMETRVDPAKAATIAKAQSVKTEASAMALRTLLAAILVVIFIGLFIYRSISTPLKRAMIFSAEIAKGNLDAELKVNNEDEIGKMCRALAEVPKVLKMIMNRIAHTTDKIEVGNLRDVISDEGLQGEFKSLVARINHCSESYLEIIDAIPLPLMAINLEYTILYFNKTAQELGGFKNREQYHGKTQCWDVFKTSDCQTEKCACSKAMKTMQSGYSETDAHPQNMDLEIKYIAIPLTDSTEKVCGAFEVVIDQTEIVSMQRKVANLADQASDISKSLAESSQSLTGQIEQANQGAKIQSERATETATAMEEMNATVMEVAQNASHAAENTTMTMKKALEGKSSVDAVVLAIGKINQQTQTLKADMVSLGTQAESIGHVIEVISDIADQTNLLALNAAIEAARAGEAGRGFAVVADEVRKLAERTMTATIEVNNAISAVQDSCKRNVTATDTAAQEVGNSTSLVDKAGDILAEIVGYAEDSSGQVASIATASEEQSAAAEEISRSSEDVNRISLETGHAMNDAAQSVSQVNKMVHSLDKLIQEMVKR, from the coding sequence ATGATTTCGCTCAGCATTCGCAGCAAGTTGATTTTAGGTTTTTCCATAGCCCTCATCTCTTCTGTAGTTATCAGCTACATGAGTATCCTTTCACTCGACACCACGTACGCTGAAATGAATAAGTACATGGAATGGGGAAAAATGGATGAAACTATGAACGAAGCGGTGATCCAGCGTGTTATCACTCTGGATAAGATTCTCACCTTAAAAAACTTGCGAAATAATGAGGAACTTAGCACCAAAGCATCCAAGGCGTTTTCCGATCTGGATGAAGGCGTTACAGAATGGAGTTCACTGCTGGAAGATCACATAGAGTTGAAGGACGCAGCCGGGCCTGTTCAGGAAAAAATTGCAAACATCAAAAAAATCAACACCCAAATCGATGACCTGACAGCACGTATGAAGACTCTTGAAGGTGAATGGGATGGCATGGTGAACGAAGACACTGTCCACGGGATGCAATATAAGACTCTCGTTGACACGAAGGAGGCTGCCGCAGTCTCTGAAAATGAAACCATTTCGTCATTGCTGGCTGAATTAAGAAACATCATGGAAACCCGCGTTGACCCGGCCAAAGCTGCAACCATAGCAAAAGCCCAGAGTGTGAAAACTGAAGCTTCAGCCATGGCCCTGAGAACCCTGCTGGCAGCGATACTGGTAGTGATTTTCATAGGACTTTTCATCTACCGCAGCATTTCGACTCCTCTGAAGAGAGCCATGATTTTTTCCGCCGAAATCGCCAAAGGGAATTTGGACGCCGAGCTGAAAGTAAACAATGAGGATGAGATAGGCAAAATGTGCAGAGCTTTGGCCGAAGTTCCCAAAGTGCTCAAAATGATCATGAACAGGATAGCTCATACCACCGACAAGATCGAAGTCGGTAATCTCAGAGACGTGATTTCCGATGAAGGATTGCAAGGTGAATTCAAATCCCTTGTGGCACGAATCAACCATTGCAGCGAATCGTATCTTGAAATCATAGATGCCATTCCCTTACCGCTTATGGCCATCAATCTGGAATACACAATTCTGTATTTCAATAAGACCGCGCAGGAGCTCGGAGGATTCAAAAATCGCGAGCAATACCACGGCAAGACTCAATGTTGGGATGTATTCAAGACCTCTGACTGCCAGACAGAGAAATGTGCCTGTTCCAAGGCCATGAAAACCATGCAGTCCGGGTATTCGGAAACGGACGCCCATCCTCAGAATATGGATCTGGAAATAAAGTATATAGCCATTCCCCTCACCGATAGTACTGAAAAGGTTTGCGGTGCATTCGAAGTAGTCATCGACCAGACCGAAATTGTCAGCATGCAGCGGAAGGTCGCCAATCTGGCCGACCAGGCATCGGATATATCCAAAAGCCTTGCTGAATCATCCCAGAGCCTTACCGGTCAGATCGAACAGGCCAATCAAGGGGCCAAAATACAATCTGAACGGGCCACCGAGACCGCCACGGCTATGGAAGAAATGAATGCCACAGTCATGGAAGTAGCCCAAAACGCCTCTCACGCCGCCGAAAACACGACCATGACAATGAAAAAAGCTCTGGAAGGCAAGTCAAGCGTGGACGCGGTAGTGCTTGCCATCGGCAAGATCAATCAGCAAACCCAAACCCTGAAAGCTGATATGGTTAGCCTAGGAACTCAGGCTGAATCCATCGGACATGTCATAGAGGTTATCAGTGACATCGCCGACCAAACCAACCTGCTGGCACTTAACGCTGCCATTGAGGCGGCAAGAGCCGGAGAAGCAGGACGAGGATTTGCCGTGGTTGCCGACGAAGTCAGAAAACTTGCGGAAAGAACAATGACAGCTACAATCGAAGTCAATAATGCCATCAGCGCGGTTCAGGATTCGTGTAAGCGCAACGTCACGGCTACTGACACTGCGGCTCAGGAAGTCGGCAACAGCACGTCTCTGGTTGACAAGGCGGGCGACATTCTGGCTGAAATAGTTGGCTACGCGGAAGATTCATCTGGTCAGGTAGCATCCATAGCTACAGCTTCTGAAGAACAATCCGCTGCCGCAGAAGAAATATCCCGTTCAAGCGAGGACGTGAACAGGATATCACTGGAAACAGGTCATGCTATGAACGACGCCGCGCAGTCCGTCTCACAAGTCAACAAAATGGTCCATTCTCTGGACAAACTCATTCAGGAGATGGTTAAGAGATAG
- a CDS encoding LysR family substrate-binding domain-containing protein, translated as MFSRGEEGRLAIVFFSAPTMFFLPDLIRRFRVTHQAVTVQLKELTPDKQLEAFARNEIDVGFTRPLPSGYQYLKSVILFEERLLAVLPETHPLAGRTSLRLSELAAEQFVLLDRPVAVSLYDHVISMCRESGFSPIVMHTPDLMNTLLMMVAAEQGVSIVPEGVLNLRENQLSFVPIIPSPSPIPLLICWNTVRDNPARTAFLNLVQNRKVYLNGQS; from the coding sequence ATGTTTTCTCGGGGCGAGGAAGGCAGGCTGGCAATCGTATTTTTCTCAGCTCCGACAATGTTTTTTCTGCCGGATCTTATTCGTCGCTTCCGGGTAACACACCAGGCAGTGACGGTGCAATTAAAGGAATTGACTCCGGATAAACAACTTGAAGCCTTCGCTCGGAACGAAATAGATGTGGGGTTCACACGTCCATTACCTTCAGGTTATCAATATCTTAAAAGTGTAATTCTTTTCGAGGAACGTTTACTTGCAGTGTTACCTGAGACACACCCTCTAGCAGGACGTACCAGTCTCCGGCTTTCAGAACTGGCTGCAGAGCAATTTGTGCTTTTAGATCGTCCGGTAGCCGTGAGCCTTTACGACCATGTAATCTCAATGTGTCGTGAAAGCGGCTTCTCTCCAATCGTTATGCACACACCGGACCTTATGAACACGTTACTTATGATGGTAGCGGCTGAACAAGGTGTGAGCATAGTACCGGAAGGAGTCCTAAACTTGCGCGAAAATCAATTGTCCTTTGTACCTATTATCCCGTCTCCATCCCCTATTCCTCTCCTGATCTGCTGGAATACGGTTAGGGACAATCCAGCTCGAACCGCATTCCTTAATCTGGTCCAAAATCGCAAAGTCTACCTCAACGGTCAAAGCTAA